The sequence GCGCATCTTCACACACCTTGTGGACACGGAGGTGGCGCGCGCACGACGCACGTGCGGAGGTAAGATGACGAGGCTCGCGAGCCTGTGGCGCCCCGCCGTCTAGCGTCTccgggagggggaggagcagaAGACAGAAGAGCCATGAAGAAGCACCTGAGCCCCTCCAAGCAGCCGCAGCCCCCCCCGGCGGAGGACGCCGCTCCGCCCCCGGCCGCGGCCCcggtcccggccccggccccgatcccggtcccggtcccggtcccggtcccggacGTGAGCGTCCAGCAGCTGAACGAGCTGCTGTCGGACGGCAGCGGCTTCTACAGCCTCCCGACGCAGCACTTCAACGAGGTCTTCCCCAGGATCTACATCGGGAACGCgtgagtgcccccccccccccccccccatttctttatttatggCCGTTATTCTCACACGCGCTCCCTTCTCGCGCGCGCCTGACGCGCCAATGACAACAGTGTCGCGTGTTGttcttcagtcagtcagactgtagttcctgctgctgcagcctgaggaggaagaggaggaggagatgaagaggaggaggagatgaagaggaggaggagaggaggctccGGGTGAAGGACAAGAGGaccttcgtcctcctcctcttcctcctcttcctcttcctcctcctcctcctcctcctcttccacccaGGTGATGTTTTTACAGAACTACAGGTCATTTTCCTTGTTGGATCAAAGTGTGCTGACGTTCTCCCAAGTTGTTCTCCCAAGTTGTTCTCCCGGGTTGTTCTCCCGGGTTGTTCTCCCAAGTTGTTCTCCCGGGTTGTTCTCCCGGGTTGTTCTCCCAAGTTGTTCTCCCAAGTTGTTCTCCCAAGTTGTTCTCCCAAGTTGTTCTCCCGGGTTGTTCTCCCAAGTTGTTCTCCCGGGTTGTTCTCCCGGGTTGTTCTCCCGGGTTGTTCTCCTGGGTTGTTCTCCCGGGTTGTTCTCCCGGGTTGTTCTCCCGGGTTGTTCTCCCAAGTTGTTCTCCCAAGTTGTTCTCCCAAGTTGTTCTCCCAAGTTGTTCTCCCGGGTTGTTCTCCCAAGTTGTTCTCCCGGGTTGTTCTCCCGGGTTGTTCTCCCGGGTTGTTCTCCTGGGTTGTTCTCCCGGGTTGTTCTCCCGGGTTGTTCTCCCGGGTTGTTCTCCCAGGTTGTTCTCCCAAGTTGTTCTCCCAAGTTGTTCTCCCGGGTTGTTCTCCCGGGTTGTTCTCCCAAGTTGTTCTCCCGGGTTGTTCTCCCGGGTTGTTCTCCCAAGTTGTTCTCCCAAGTTGTTCTCCCAAGTTGTTCTCCCAAGTTGTTCTCCCGGGTTGTTCTCCCAAGTGTTCTCCCGGGTTGTTCTCCCGGGTTGTTCTCCCGGGTTGTTCTCCTGGGTTGTTCTCCCGGGTTGTTCTCCCGGGTTGTTCTCCTGGGTTGTTCTCCCGGGTTGTTCTCCCGGGTTGTTCTCTCTTGTGTGCTGTTTTGAAAAGCTGATTGTTGAGGAACTTCGGATGTTGTTGCTCCTGTAAAACCagttcctggttcctcctggttcctcctggttcttcctggttcctcctggttcctcctggttcttcctggttcttctgTTCTGGCTGGGACCTCATTGTGGAAtgagaacagcagaacagcaggtTTTTATCTGGCGAGTCGAGTCTCAGAGGTTCGGAGGACGAGGGACGAGGGACGGCTGCAGGTCCAACGCTGACATCTGAGGCGGGACATTCGGAACATTTGCTTCGTCTCTGAAGAGGAACCGCAGCAGGAGGTTCTGCTGGAACCGGAGGCTGCCTGTACAGAACCAGCCTGAAGACCTGAGGTCCAAACcaggagagggaggacagagcgGGATCTGTTCTGTCCGTCCTGTGTCTCTGATCTGTCCGTCCAGACTTGTCCTGTTCTGAATCACGGTCTGATGACTGAGTCCAAACAGGACTCAGCCGTGTTCAGTAGTGATCAGCCGCAGCACCAGTTACTTTACAGTTACTTTACAGTTACTTTACAGTTGCTTCACAGTTACTTTAAAGTTAGTTTACAGTTACTTTGCAGTTACTTTGCAGTTACTTTGCAGTTGCTTTACAGTTACTTTGCAGTTACTTTGCAGTTGCTTTACAGTTGCTTTGCAGTTGCTTTACAGTTACTTTACAGTTACTTTACAGTTGCTTCACAGTTGCTTTAAAGTTAGTTTACAGTTACTTTGCAGTTACTTTGCAGTTACTTTGCAGTTGCTTTACAGTTACTTTGCAGTTACTTTACAGTTGCTTTACAGTTGCTTTGCAGTTGCTTTACAGTTACTTTACAGTTACTTTACAGTTGCTTCACAGTTACTTTAAAGTTAGTTTACAGTTACTTTGCAGTTACTTTGCAGTTGCTTTACAGTTACTTTGCAGTTACTTTGCAGTTACTTTACAGTTGCTTTGCAGTTACTTTACAGTTGCTTTACAGTTACTTTACAGTTGCTTTACAGTTGCTTCACAGTTACTTTAAAGTTGCTTTACAGTTGCTTTGCAGTTACTTTACAGTTGCTTTACAGTTACTTTACAGTTGCTTTACAGTTGCTTCACAGTTACTTTAAAGTTACTTTACAGTTGCTTTGCAGTTACTTTACAGTTGCTTTGCAGTTACTTTACAGTTGCTTTGCAGTTACTTTACAGTTGCTTTGCAGTTACTTTACAGTTGCTTTACAGTTACTTTACAGTTGCTTTACAGTTACTTTACAGTTGCTTTACAGTTACTTTACAGTTGCTTTACAGTTGCTTCACAGTTACTTTAAAGTTACTTTACAGTTGCTTTACAGTTACTTTACAGTTGCTTTACAGTTACTTTACAGTTGCTTTACAGTTACTTTACAGTTGCTTTACAGTTACTTTACAGTTGCTTTACAGTTGCTTCACAGTTACTTTAAAGTTACTTTACAGTTGCTTTGCAGTTACTTTACAGTTGCTTTGCAGTTACTTTACAGTTGCTTTGCAGTTACTTTACAGTTGCTTTACAGTTACTTTACAGTTGCTTTACAGTTGCTTCACAGTTACTTTAAAGTTACTTTACAGTTGCTTTGCAGTTACTTTACAGTTGCTTTACAGTTACTTTACAGTTGCTTTACAGTTACTTTACAGTTACTTTACAGTTGCTTTACAGTTGCTTTACAGTTGCTTTGCAGGTGCAGGTTGACAGGTGATCTGTGTCTTGCTGTATTTTAATGTGTGTTACtgtggatcagctgatcagctgatcagctgattgcaGGTCAGGTGTTTCTCTGAGGGCCATgctgggacctggacctggacctggacctggaccagaccggaccagaccagacctgcGGCGACCACTGAAGCCTTAGATGGCAGATGGCAATCGGGAGATTGTTGGTTCAACTCCCATCTCCTGCTctccacatgttgaagtgtccttgagcaagacactgaaccctactGCTGAAccccagtggacggactgagcgccCTGCATGGCAGAAGCCTCCACttgcgtgtgaatgtgtgagcgtgtgaatgtgtgaatgtgtctgcgGTGTGAAGGGCTTTGTGCTCTGAGGAAGCGTTTGAGGACTGCAGGGCggggcgagcgagcgagcgagcgagcgagcgagcctCACCGGAGCTTTGGAGtcgctctgcttctctctgtgaAGCTGCTCTTTAATAATGGATGTGTTGAGACTGCAGATCCCAGGTGAGGGACCAGAACTGGGCCTGGGGCCGGGACCGGGTCTGGGcctgggaccgggaccgggaccgggaccgggaccgggaccggccCCGCGACCAGAACTGGGACCGGGACCCATCTGCAGCAAGCTGCTGAAGTCCCTGTCCTCTGCAGTGTGTCAGTGGGAGCAATGCTACAGTCACTgctgctgtacacacacacacacacacacacacacacacacacacacacttggatgTTGTGCTGTGGGTTTGAGCTGCGGCTGCTTTCTGTATGACCGTGTTCTGACTCAgtggaaatgtttctgaatgAATGGAGGAATGTTTGGTGTCTTCAGGTGGTCGTTCACTCCCTCAGGGGTGAGCTCCGGGTCGCCTCACCCTGCAGCTCCGGGTCGCCTCACCCTGCAGCTCCGGGTCGCCTCACCCTGCAGCTCCGGGTCGCCTCACCCTGCAGCTCCGGGTCGCCTCACCCTGCAGCTCCGGGTCGCCTCACCCTGCGGGTGGGGGTCGGGGTTGCCTGCTGGTCAGGTTGCTGGTCAGGTTGCTGGTCAGGTTGCTGGTTAGGTTGCTGGTCAGGTTGCTGGTCAGGTTGCTGGTCAGGTTGCTGGTTAGGTTGCTGGTCAGGTTGCTGGTCAGGTTGCTGGTCAGGTTGCTGGTCAGGTTGCTGGTCAGGTTGCCTCCCGTTAGGCCTGTCACGATGatcaataaataaactaatCGCAGGATAATAACCGGAAGCTTCCTGCTGCGCCTGCCAGCCGTTGTGTGAAGCCCGGTACAGACGGAtgtctttctgctctttcagctTCGTGGCCCAGAATGCAATGCGGCTGCAGAAACTGGGCGTGACGCACGTTCTCAACGTGGCGGAGGGAACCTCCTTCATGCACGTCAACACCAGCGCCGAGTTCTACAGCGGCACCGGCATCACGTACCACGGCATCCAGGCCAACGACACCGAGCACTTCAACCTCAGTGCCTTCTTCCAGGAGGGGGCGGAGTTTATCGACAAGGCCCTCGCTCACAACAACGGCAAGGGTGAGCGCCAGCTTCAGTCCCGTCCAGTCTCATCCTGAGCAGCTTGACACACTGCACGGAcgagtcgctccgtcgagtTGCTCCctcgagtcgctccgtcgagtcgctccCTCGAGTTGCTCCCTCGAGTTgctccgtcgagtcgctccgtcgagtcgctccgtcgagtTGCTCCCTCGAGTCGCTCTGTCGAGTCGTtccgtcgagtcgctccgttccgtcgagtcgctccgttccgtcgagtcgctccgttccgtcgagtcgctccgtcgagtcgctccgtcgagtcgctccgtcgagtcgctccgtcgagtTGCTCCctcgagtcgctccgtcgagtcgctccCTCGAGTTGCTCCCTCGAGTTgctccgtcgagtcgctccgtcgagtcgctccgtcgagtTGCTCCCTCGAGTCGCTCTgtcgagtcgctccgtcgagttgctccgtcgagtcgctccgtcgagtcgctccCTCAAGCCGCTCAgtcgagtcgctccgtcgagtTGCTCCCTCAAGTCGCTCAGTCGAGTCACTCCGTCGAGTTGCTCCCTCAAGTCGCTCAGTCGAGTTGCTCCGTCGAGTTGCTCCGTCGAGTTGCTCCCTCGAGTTGCTCCCTCAAGTCGCTCAgtcgagtcgctccgtcgagtcgctcTGTCGAGTCGCTCCctcgagtcgctccgtcgagtcgctccgtcgagtTGCTTCCTGGAGTCGCTCCGTCAAGTCGCTCCGTCGAGTTGCTTCCTGGAGTTGCTCCGTCAAGTCACTCCGTCGAGTCGCTCTGTCGAGTCGATCCctcgagtcgctccgtcgagtcgatccctcgagtcgctccgtcgagtcgctccctcgagtcgctccgtcgagtcgctccgtcgagtcgctccctcgagtcgctccgtcgagtcgctccgtcgagtcgctccgtcgagtcgctccgtcgagtcgctccctcgagtcgctccgtcgagtcgctccctcgagtcgctccgtcgagtcgctccgtcgagtcgctccctcgagtcgctccgtcgagtcgctccgtcgagtcgctccgtcgagtcgctccctcgagtcgctccgtcgagtcgctccctcgagtcgctccgtcgagtcgTTCCGTCGAGTCGCTCCGCTCTGTTGAGTCGATCCCTCGAGTCGCTCTGTCGAGTCGATCCctcgagtcgctccgtcgagtcgctccgtcgagtcgctccgtcAAGTCGTTCCGTCGAGTCGCTCCCTCGAGTCGCTCTGTCGAGTCGATCCCTCGAGTCGCTCTGTCGAGTCGATCCCTCGAGTCGCTCTGTCGAGTCGATCCCTCGAGTCGATCCCTCGAGTCGCTCTGTCGAGTCGCTCCCTCGAGTCGCTCTGTCAAGTCGATCCctcgagtcgctccgtcgagtTGCTCCGTCGAGTTGCTTCCTGGAGTTGCTTCCTGgagtcgctccgtcgagtcgctccgtcgagtcgctccgtcgagtcgctccctcgagtcgctccgtcgagtcgctccgtcgagtcgctcTGTCGAGTCGATCCCTCGAGTCGCTCCGTCAagtcgctccgtcgagtcgctcTGTCGAGTCGATCCCTCGAGTCACTCCGTTGAGTCGATCCctcgagtcgctccgtcgagtcACTCCGTTgagtcgctccgtcgagtcgctccgtcgagtcgctccgtcgagtcgctcTGTCGAGTTGCTTCCTGGAGTTGCTTCCTGGAGTTGCTTCCTGGAGTTGCTCCGTCGAGTTgctccgtcgagtcgctccgtcgagtcgctccgtcgagtTGCTCCctcgagtcgctccgtcgagtcgctccCTCGAGTTGCTCCCTCGAGTTgctccgtcgagtcgctccgtcgagtcgctccgtcgagtTGCTCCCTCGAGTCGCTCTgtcgagtcgctccgtcgagttgctccgtcgagtcgctccgtcgagtcgctccCTCAAGCCGCTCAGTCGAGTCACTCCGTCGAGTTGCTCCCTCAAGTCGCTCAGTCGAGTCACTCCGTCGAGTTGCTCCCTCAAGTCGCTCAGTCGAGTTGCTCCGTCGAGTTGCTCCGTCGAGTTGCTCCCTCGAGTTGCTCCCTCAAGTCGCTCAgtcgagtcgctccgtcgagtcgctcTGTCGAGTCGATCCctcgagtcgctccgtcgagtcgctccgtTGAGTTGCTTCCTGGAGTCGCTCCGTCAAGTCGCTCCGTCGAGTTGCTTCCTGGAGTTGCTCCGTCAAGTCACTCCGTCGAGTCGCTCTGTCGAGTCGATCCctcgagtcgctccgtcgagtcgatccctcgagtcgctccgtcgagtcgctccctcgagtcgctccgtcgagtcgctccgtcgagtcgctccctcgagtcgctccgtcgagtcgctccgtcgagtcgctccctcgagtcgctccgtcgagtcgctccctcgagtcgctccgtcgagtcgctccctcgagtcgctccgtcgagtcgctccgtcgagtcgctccctcgagtcgctccgtcgagtcgctccgtcgagtcgctccgtcgagtcgctccctcgagtcgctccgtcgagtcgctccctcgagtcgctccgtcgagtcgTTCCGTCGAGTCGCTCCGCTCTGTTGAGTCGATCCCTCGAGTCGCTCTGTCGAGTCGATCCctcgagtcgctccgtcgagtcgctccgtcgagtcgctccgtcAAGTCGTtccgtcgagtcgctccgtcgagtcgctcTGTCGAGTCGATCCCTCGAGTCGCTCTGTCGAGTCGATCCCTCGAGTCGCTCTGTCGAGTCGATCCCTCGAGTCGATCCCTCGAGTCGCTCTGTCGAGTCGATCCCTCGAGTCGCTCTGTCGAGTCGATCCctcgagtcgctccgtcgagtcgctccgtcgagtTGCTTCCTGGAGTTGCTTCCTGGAGTCGCTCCGTCAagtcgctccgtcgagtcgctcTGTCGAGTCGATCCCTCGAGTCGCTCCGTCAagtcgctccgtcgagtcgctcTGTCGAGTCGATCCCTCGAGTCGCTCCGTCAagtcgctccgtcgagtcgctcTGTCGAGTCGATCCCTCGAGTCCCTCCGTTGAGTCGATCCctcgagtcgctccgtcgagtcACTCCGTTgagtcgctccgtcgagtcgctccgtcgagtcgctccgtcgagtcgctcTGTCGAGTTGCTTCCTGGAGTTGCTTCCTGGAGTTGCTTCCTGGAGTTgctccgtcgagtcgctccgtcgagtcgatccctcgagtcgctccgtcgagtcgctccgtcgagtTGCTTCCTGGAGTTGCTTCCTGGAGTCACTCCctcgagtcgctccgtcgagtcgctccgtcgagtcgctccgtTCCGACTCGCTCCGTCGAGCCGCTCATCTGGATAGCGGTGCTTTTTAAATAAGTTTGCTTGCTTTGCATGCGGGGCGTTTGGCGTTTGGCGTTTGGCATTTGGAATGTTTGGCGTGTGGAGTTTTGGCGTTTGGCGTTGGGCGTGTGGGGATTTTGGAATGTTTGGCGTTTGGCGTTTCTCGCAGTGACGACTCTCAGGTCAATCAAGCCGGCGTTCTCGTTccggacctggaggacctggtctCTGGCGTCGCTCCTTTCTGACATTCACAATAAACTCCCCGGTCGCCTCCAGCGAATCTTCTTCAGACCCGTGGAACCGGAACCCGGACCGGAACCGGAACCGGAACCCCATGACTTCACGGTCTCCGCCTTGTGTCCTGCAGGAAAGGTGTACGTCCACTGCAGGGAGGGCTACAGCCGCTCCCCCACCATGGTGGTGGCCTACCTCATGCTGCGCCACCGCATGGACGCCCGGCTGGCCGTGGCCACGGTGCGGCAGCGGCGCGAGATCGGCCCCAACGACGGCTTCCTGCGCCAGCTGTGCCGCCTGCACCAGCAGCTGGCCGCCGAGGGCCGGCTGGACGGGGACGGGGGCCGGCCCAAGACCAAATGAGGGCGGGGAGGGGCCCTGACCGAACCAGCACCCTCCAACACGCCGGGGTCTTTCTCACGCACACACTCCCACGCCGGCCGCTTCCTGTTCGATTCCCTCCACTGGTCCccggctgacctctgacctctgacctccagtccAGAGCGCTCAGAGCCTGAAGCATTCCTCCATCCCCCGACGGAAGGTTTTAAATCAGACTTCTAGAAGAAAGCACAATCATTCCATGGTGTTCCACTGCCCCGTCTCCGCCAGCAGGAGCACGGTTCGATTCCCGAACAGCCGCCTGGCAGGTGGTTCAAGAACCGACCAAACATTCCGGAACCTGAACTCACCCCAAACCCTGTCCAGACCCTGTCCAGAATCACCTGAACCCCGTCCAGAATCACCTGAACCCTGTCCAGACCCACCTGAACCCTGTCCAGACTCATCctgaaccaggtccagaccctGTCCAGACTTCAGCTCCTGCCTGTCGGGACAGAAATCCAGCCCCCCTTTACAGAAGACTCCCCCTCCGGAGCGAGCTGGAGCCCCGGTACCGACCCCCCTACCTTCCATACTGGTTCAGGCCTCTGGACCGGTCCTCTGGACTTGCTCTGGACCCCCGGCTTTAGCCTCTGAACCAGCctctggaccgggtctggatCAGCTCCGAGACCCGGTGCTGGTGTAGCGGCCGACAGGACGGATGTTGGTGCAGCCGGAACTTCTGGTCTCTGAGCCCCGTTCCTCACCGGGCCGGCTGCAGAACCAAAGAACCAGGAAGACCCCCATCTGCAGCTTCAGGTTCCATGAAACCAGGGTTCTCCGGCCCCATTCCTCCTGAGCCCCCGTTCCTCCTGAGCCCCCGTTCCTCCTGAGCCCCCGTTCCTCCTGAGCCCCCGTTCCTCCTGAGCCCCCGTTCCTCCTGAGCCCCCGTTCCTCCAGAGTCCCTGTTCCTCCAgagtccctgttcctgcagagtccctgttcctgcagagtccCTGTTCCTCCAGAGTCCCTGTTCCTCCAGAGTCCCTGTTGCTGCAGGTTccagttctctccctgcttcagtaCCAGGCTCTTTACTGGGTTCTGCTAGGTTCTGGCTGAGGATGGACTCATCAGGTCCAGGACCGAGCAGAGTCTCTCCCTGCTGGGACCTGCTGGATAGCGTAGCAGCAGGTTCTACAAGGTTCTGAAGGGTTCTAAAGGGTTCTAAAGGGTTCCAGCCCATGTGGTCCACGGGCAGCTGGAGTGGAACGTGTGGAACGTCTGGTCCAGAGTCCCGCTTCCAGCAGATCAGATTGACTGATCTTgaaagaaccagaaccagaaccagaaccagaaccagaaccagaacccctTCCTGACTGCAGTCAgttggatgttttgtgtttttgatgaattaatgattcattttaaacattaattcacttttttaaacTAAATTTCTGAGTTTGGATCTCAGAGCGTCTGagccgagcgccgccgctgctctctggcgccccctgcagacccaCTTCCTGTCGGCCCGCCGCACCAGCAagaagcccctccccctcagagTCATCCACTGCCACGCCCCCTGCCACGCCCCCGCCATCCACACAGCACTAACGTCTGTCAGAGCGCCGCACGccacaggccccgccccttgACGTGCGCGCCGCCGTG is a genomic window of Salarias fasciatus unplaced genomic scaffold, fSalaFa1.1, whole genome shotgun sequence containing:
- the dusp3a gene encoding dual specificity protein phosphatase 3 — protein: MKKHLSPSKQPQPPPAEDAAPPPAAAPVPAPAPIPVPVPVPVPDVSVQQLNELLSDGSGFYSLPTQHFNEVFPRIYIGNAFVAQNAMRLQKLGVTHVLNVAEGTSFMHVNTSAEFYSGTGITYHGIQANDTEHFNLSAFFQEGAEFIDKALAHNNGKGKVYVHCREGYSRSPTMVVAYLMLRHRMDARLAVATVRQRREIGPNDGFLRQLCRLHQQLAAEGRLDGDGGRPKTK